The Acanthopagrus latus isolate v.2019 chromosome 20, fAcaLat1.1, whole genome shotgun sequence genomic sequence TCATGTGATTCAGTCAAATTTAATGATTTTCTATAGTGACTCCAGCAGCCATTGATCAAGCTGTACACCTGATATGTCAAAAAGTCATCTGTCCGTTTCTAAAACGTTAAGATAacgatttaaaaaaagggtcatgacttcctgtttctcatcaGTGTTTCAATCTTCACAACAGGACATGAGTTGATGTCACAGCTGTGAtcacacacctgctgtcacCTCTTGAGTCATTTATCCGTGTCACAATGGAGGACgcttttagaaataaaagtacAGTTGCAGTCTGTCCTTGTGTGAAACAGGAGAGGCTGGAAACAATCGAGATAATTTGACTCAAACTGTTGAACCGGGAGTCGGTCAGACTTCACAGCGAGTGATTAACCCCTGAGTCACTCGctcacttcttctttctttctcatgaCTTGTGCCGAAGCGTTTTCTGGGTCAGTTGAGGACTCGTGCTCAGCCAGAAAACGTCTGCTCCGCATGTGTCAGGAAGTGAATTGTCAGGGGAGCATTACGAGCATGAAAGAAGTCAGCCAGGTCCCTTCTGTCGGGCCTCCGGAGAGTTTCAGATTATGATCTCGCTCTCCTATGGCAGAAATGTTCCGAAAGAATGAGCTCCGATCGGTTACATTCTGCTGTTTCGACTTTAAAAAATAGTTCATCTCTGAGGCCGAGGCGGGCGCAGCCAGCAACCTTGAAACACGCATCGTAAAACCAGCAAGAGAagccaaaagttaaaaagtcataGGCCATATGGAGACCATCATGCTTCACTGAAAGTCTTGTGGATCGTTGTGAAAGTGGAATTTTAagtcagaacacaaacacagatggctGCACGTCCCATCAAACACCCTGATCCCCCCCTTTGACCAGAGACGTCGTCATCACATTTCATCTCCCGCAGAACGAGCCCAGTAAACCGCTGATCTGAGCCGGAGACAAGCCGAGACAACAAGAAACTGCAGAACGAGCCACAGTCCGtgtaaactgtgttgttttatgagCTCCTCGGCTTGTGAATCAGAGTGAATCAGACGAGATCTCGGTGAGAAACCAGCCCCTTGGCTCGGCTTCACATTCCTCAACGCTCAACTCCTCAGAGCGCTGATTTACAGCCATTTCTCCTCATTTTACATGAAatatctgctctttttttttttttcctcaacaatCCTAAAAAGGTAAAGGCAGTCGAAGCTTTTGGGACAGTTTCAGACAATAGATTTCTTCCAGCActttatgtttgtctgtttcctgttcaaacaaaacaaagccacCCTGCACAAAGCCTGCTGTGGAGAACTGGTTTTCACAGTTTGGGAGCCAGATTTTatcaacaacatcagtgttggACTTGTAACAAGCTGTTATCAGAGCTTTGATGTTACACAAGTTGATGTTGCTGGATGTTACTGAGCAACATTTGGAGTCTTGTAAATCCTAAATTAAAGCTCTTTTAGCTGTTTTTGGTCTCAACCAACTCCAGTTTGATTATCTGTATCCGTACTCAGATGGGGTGAGGTGTAAACTATAACCATGGGACTACCGGAAAGTTAATGTAAACCTGATGTTGATCAGAATTTACTCGATCATACATTggaaaactatttacagaacagAATTGAGCGTCAGGTCTTAAGATCATAAGAGTAAGATAACTATTTAAAGAACAAGTTTAGAATTTAGTCGGCTACCCAGTGAGGATTTTCCTTCATCACAAGTTTGGATATTGATGTTTTGTACTCGGATAATCTACTCACTACTTAATCGATGATCTGCATTTAGCGTTATCAACAGTTGTTACAGTAATTAGGCGTGTCACAGCTGAAATCAAATGCAGTACTGATGATTCTGTAAGACTCTCGGCACTGACAGTTTGGACCGAAAGTCATTTTATAAAAGAATCTGCAGAGCGTCGCACTCTCAGAGGGACTtgatggtgcattcaagtgcacgTCTTAAACTCTACAGTTTTGTACGCTGACTGGGATGTCACGGTGCGTTCAGGTGGCACCTCACAAAATGTACATGGCAATTGTTGGCGCATAAAACCCAAAGTCTAACAGGAGCATAGCCATCAGTgctgaaaacagttttaaatcgAAACTTGAATCGCATCGTGACCTTGAAATCAAAACGTCAAATCAAACTGTGGGAGTATTTTGACATCTCTAGTTATCAGCACTGCACACAAAGTCAATTTGAGGTTATTATTTTGCATTAATTCATAAACAAAAGTCCCAAAGAGGAACATTATTGGATGAACCAACCTTCATGccaatccattcagtagttaTCAAGATATtttacacaaaagcacaaatgcCAACCTCGTGTTGATGCTAGATCAAAGTAGGAGGCTCACCAAGTTTGTGGAATTTATCCTCTGGCGACTATGAATGTCTGCTCAAAATGTCAAGGCTAATAGAAACTGAGATATTTCCGTCTGGATTAAAcgctgctagcatggctaaaaaatGGATTTGTCTGTGTTCTGGTTCAATTCAGTAAAGTTGACGCCACCTCAATTTTCCATCGTGTGTATCTGTAATAAGCTGATATTAAACGCCCTGTTCAGTCGGTAGTTCTTGGTTTGTTTCCCACAATAACTGAGTCTCTGTGTTAAACTGTAAATGAAGAAAACTCATCaaactctgtgtgtgattgtttaaGAAGTCTGAGCAGGAAACTCAGGATAATAGTAGCTCACACTGGGAGTCTGAGCCTGGCTGCAGAGCTCTGACTCACTGCTGCTCCTCAGCCTGTTTCCCTCATGACTCTCACTGCTGAGCGATTAATCTGCATTAACTGGAGAGGATGCAGtttgctgggaaaaaaacaatagaagaCTTCTCGGGAGGTTcataaaaatgttcttcaagagtgagacaaaaaaaacagagagatgtcagagagaagaaataaaaaaaaaagtttaattattATGCAACCTTCTGAGGAAACCAGATAAGTCtggtgtcatgttttgtttctcgCTGATTGTGTAATCAGATGAAGCAACATGATCATCAGGACAGAAAGCGACACTGGAATTGATCAGGTTTTTACATCCAACACAGGAATGTGATCATGCCAACTTACATTATAATTTACAACTTAATTTAAAACGTATAAAACCCTGTTACTGTTGCCACTGAAACAtattggtaaaaaaaacaaaaaaaacaagtagtactaactgaaaacaaacaaagaagccTGTAAGAGTTTCAgtaaaacactcacacaggtCATCTGAACTGTGCAGCGCCTCCCATACTGAGCGTACCATTCAGAGGATTTCAAGTACAGTGCATAGAGAAACAACATCACCCTGGAAGAAGGCACAGACTGGCTTCAGGCAGTGTGGGGACTGTAGGAAAATTATCAGGGTGGGGTTGGGTGGAGTCCTTCCCCTCGGACCACTAATGTTCAATTGGTACAGTTAATCTGAGCTCATTGTTTAGCTGTCCACCGTTGTGGCgcaggaagagaaaaagctCTAAAACCCCTCTGTGAACTACCTGTTGAACCCCAAACAACAGGCCGACACAGTGTGAGACTAGCTGGTGAATGttgtggagcatttagcagcttaaGGACCAGAGAATTTCATTCacagttggtggagaccaaaaactgagaaaaaagagagtgagTGTTTATCTTGAATTTATCAACTCCAGTAAAACTGTTGCTCTCTTAGTTAGGTTGCTAACGAGATcaaggtatttatttattaggcatgtagctgttttttaaagtggcagaaaaatcTGTTAATGCAGTTCGTGccaaaatatcacattttctcTACACAATCATTGTGGCCGAATGATTCATGATAAAATATCATTGCATTTTCTTTAGAGAATTTGCAGAATCATAAAAATCCACCACACAGtcgagctaactagctaactttTCAGGTGCGGGTGGATTGTCTCACTCACGTCTGTCATCTTCTCGCTAGTAGCTACGTAGTTACTGCATCTAATTTACTccattttgttgctgtttcatGGCAGATGTGAACCAACGTACAGGGCCGGTTACTTTCACAGCACCAACTGAAATGCCTCGCTACCATCGagcaacaaaacatgttttggtttttgttaaCTAAGAAGTTGAACTCATCAGCATCAGTAAGATGAGAAGCATGTAACATGCTCATTGTTCCAAACgacaatgacatttttaaataacactTAGTCCTGccaacttaaaggtgcagtgccACCTACTATGACAAATCGAGAACATTAAGAAGAAGTTATTTAAAAGGCAGGTTTAAGGTGCATATagaattttaaaatgactttcccttcatgaaaaagcaaaaacacaaaacccttttccccctttttgattctccttcctccctcttaTAATTTTCATACAGTccctcacacaaacattaaataaatacttaaaaagtacattttcatgTAAGCACCATCTTGCTCACAGATGTAAAAGTGCAATAAAATAACTTATAGTAACATTAGATTTTGTTATCAGAAAGACAAACGatgaactgcagcagcagttaaTGGAGAGTTTTCTCCCAAAAAACTCACTTttccacagcagctgtgaggctGCTGGTCATTAAAGACATTCTCAGTCGGTGAAGCTGCGGTCACACACGACGTCTTTAAAGGCTTTCAAGGCAAAGAGTTTCCAAACTCTCTGGCCTCTGACTCACGTCTGCCTCCTGTCTATATGTATGACCACACGGTGAATGTCTTCTGCTTTGGTCAAACTCGATACTTTAATGATACTTTGATGAGAGTTTCATGTGAGTCTGTGAGGTTGTGGCTTCGCTGGGGGCACAGGAGGAGTGCACGGTTTGATTCTGGCAGCCGCAGGAGGGCTGGGCTTGACTGGAGGGACAGGAGGGGGACTTGGTTTGGCCGCCGtgtactgaaacacaaaacaagattaATTTTAGACACATAGAGCAGAAACTGTGGAGGTCTGAGGAGAGTTTTTAATGTCTCGTTACAAAAAGACAACCAGTCTAACCTCCTGCAAATTTAAGCCTTCCGTGGAGCACAATTTTGCATCTTCGGCTAATTTTTTCCCTCCAAGTAATTAAGTTGGGGCAAACCCTGCCTTAGAGGCTAGTTTAAGACCTGCAGTCTGTCAAAGCGTCTGAACTCGACTGagacatgtacagtatttactgGCAATGTGTCACACAAGTAGTTACCTGACTACTGTGGGTAACTGGGATGGAGAGAGTAAGTCATACTGATGTTTGGATACTAAGAGTGATTGTAGATGAATCTACTGATTCAGcaatttgtcttgttttagcagttgtttttcattaagtccaaccaacagtcctCAACCCAAAATATTCAGTTAACAGTTTAACTGTTGGTAGAAGTTGGTTTTAGTGTAACTGAACTGTATTAATctgaacagagagcagctgtcGGTGTGACTCACCTGTGGTTTATTCAGAGAAGGTAAAGGTTTGGATGGAGGTTGAGGTTTTGTCtgtggtgaagaagaagaagaaggaaaactttgtttttaatttgtcactttAAACActcttgtacacacacacacactgagcagcacagagatGGAGTCGTCTggtggtttcatttttttaaaaatatattttcagcaAATCCTACAAAAAtatccaccaaaaaaaaaaaggattcagaCAAACAAGTTTTATGTGTGTACTGGAAGTCAGATTtattctcttcctctgtgccacagagctccattgttttcaaaaactatttaaaacacatcagtgagccacactgttacactggctgacatgttcatgaacacacacactgtagtttatttttgaCTTAATTAGAACTACACAGTCCTGCTGTTACAAATACTTTAATGAGCAGTAAACATGGACTAATCTgccgctgaaaatagtccccaacaaatgaACTATTTCCTCCTGATTTAATTAAACGTTTGCTAAAACTAttatcagcatgtttttttaagaggaAACTAGATATTTGTGGTGTTTTTAGAAGAAATGTTCAGTGAGGAAACAGCAGGTTTGAGTGTTTATGTTACAGACGGACTAACACAGTATCTGTTGGCtctttcatgggatttgttgacagtaagaTGAACAGAATTACAGCAGCCTGAAGTCGCTGCACTCCACACGTCTGCATACAGAAAACTTTCATGtattatttaatttgacttttcaACTCTAGCAGCCAACTTAAGTTGCCAGTTCTAAATGTGATCCTCAGTTTTACATTATGCATGAGATCACATTGcaagtttttatttgaatttttaaagCTTACCTGCTCAGTTGTTGAGGTAGGCGACGCTGAGGGCAGTTTCTTTGGTGgctggaagagaaaaacagactgttCAACCTACTCATACCAATGACGTTAGAGATAACTAACACTAAACTAAACATTTGAGTTAACTGGGGCAAATGAAAACTCCCCTAAAATAACCagaaattcaacaaaaacaaagattaaaaacGTATCTCTATGACTGACTCCTCTTGTATCAGTGCTCTGTTTACCTGAGGAGCGGGTCTGCTGGGAGTCACAGTAACAACCAGAGGAGCGCAGGCATGTGTCGCTGTCGAAGCCATTAGAGTGGGCTGACTGATCTGAGGTCTGTCTTTAACACTGGACTCCTGGAACATGGGGTTCAGCCTGTCTGGAGCTGAATGCACTTTCCTGCAAACGATACATTTAATCAGCAGGGACGTGGACAGTTAATACACAGAAACAGATCGAGCTGCacatgagacacaaaacaatgaatttgaAAACCTACCTTTTTGAGGTGTAGTTGTCCATGTTGTCCTTCTTGCAGCACATCAGTCCCGCGATCACCACAGTGATCACCAGAAGGATGGAGAgaactgcacacacagcagctatTATCCCAGTCTGACCTGCAGGCATAGACGGGGAAATTACACTGTTTAACTTGCACTCTGTGAAATATACACACAATTTGTCTCATACTGTATACTAAATATACTTAATACACTGTATGTTAGTTTTTTCAGCCACACTGTGgagatcagtgtgttctctcATGTTGGTACTAAGCTCAAAGTACAGTTGTTAGCCTGGCTGCAGACTCTTGTCTTAGCACAAGCCACTAACACCGATGAAACACTCATTCATGACTTTTTAGTCCtcacagaaaaggaagaaaaggcaCTTAACCACCGCAGAATACTGTTATCACCATGACATAAATATTTACTCAGATTTCCTGTACCTCTTTAAGAACTGACAGggtcttttctttgtgtcttatATTACTGAAATGTGCTTATGTTACATTTCTTCTTCAAGTTGCTTTTTTTACAAGTATTTTTTGGGACTTTATTTCGACAGGACAGTTTAGAGATGAAAAAGATGTTAAATGTAACAAAAGTGGATAAATGATGACATTTGTACAGAAAAAGGAGGGCGTTGTCTTTTCTTACTCCATGACAGCTGAATTGTTCAACCCTTTTCATCATAATTCGGGGGAAGATGCACAATCAATCTGCTTATGGAagttttttaacttgttttatgAGGAAGGAGTTCTGTACCCTGCTGAGGTGTTTTCACAATAACTGCCTGCtctgttaaaatgtcttttccttctcctttatttgtgttgttatcTGTTTAATGTGAGGACTGAAAAGTTGCACAATCACTTGGCAAATTCTTTACAGCTTTCTATTGTAACAGTTAGCTCCttgtgcaaaaatgtgaaatgcaaCAACCTTTATGCTGTACAAAGTGCAGTTTATATAAAAAGGGATTTAAGAAAAGGAACCTTCGATATGTTAATGTGGGAAATAGATCACTCATactgaatgtttcatgtttcgTTCTAACTGGAAGAATGATTCACCATCAGGTTTGACCTACTTTTTCTTTACTGCTCACTGAGAGCCAACCTGCAGATTAAACTTATTTGgtatttagcaaaaaaaaaactgttcaaaaaGTTACACTCTGCAAACATTAACTGTCATAAAATCGAAGTATTAAGTGTCCTTTACCTTGAGGTAAATCTGTATACTGGATGTTGCAATTGGGTGGAGCCCAGCCAGGGTTACAGTGGCACTCCTTCTTGTGATTACACACCTACAGATCAAAATCAATGTAGACATGAGTCAAGCATTTGAACTTGGACTCTGGTCCAGAGGCCTTTAATTGAAAGCAGCTACAAATGATCTCAAACCTTAAAAATAACTCACTTACCCCATTGTTGTTGCATTTCTTAGCACATTCCTCCTTCGCTCCATAAACAGATAAATCCACACATCTGTTGTCGAGACAAACCTGCGCGCAGACGTTTGATTCTGAGCAAAGCATCCAACATGATAAACAGAACTCTATGTAATGTGTCTCCTCGCTGAAAGTTTTACCTTATTTGGTCCACATTTGGTTCCCTTTGGCACCATGTCGATGTTTCTGGTCTTATCGTCGTCCACGGCTACTTTACACTCTATGCCACGCACAGTGTAGGCTGCCCTTTTACCTGTGATGGACTCACCCCCTCCGCCACAAAATATAGATCCACACTTGAGATTCctacaaagaaagacagatcaacagattaatcaacagatAAATCAATGCGGGTGTCGGCTTGTCCAACAGGTGATGGTTCAGTAATAACTAAATTCTTAACCTAAGATAATTAAGGATATTTTCTTAAAACTCTGAGTAAAAAGCAAGCTAGGCCTTCAGCAGGAAGTTTAGTGTAAATGTTGATGATACATACGGAGGTGTACAGCGGTTGTAGCCATATCTGTTTCTTCCACAGTTAGCACCTTCTTCACCCCGTCTGTTCAGGTCAAAACACATGTCTAATCCAACTATGGTCCCTGAGGAAAGAAGATACTCAGAGTCAACCTCTCTGCCTATTTATaccaggaggagagaaaaactgatgaaacacGAGCAGTTTGTACTGGGAGCTTGGGGGGAACACACAAGCATTTACATCTCTAGCACAGAAGCTTTGGACCGTAACGGGCCCGGGCTCgtctgttagcatgctaacctcagtggATATCTCTCCAACACACGACCATGACCACGTCTGACCAGGGAGCTGTTTTGTATGTAATTTCCCAATTCTTTTCCCTTGTTTAAATACAAGCTTAttgacgtaaaaaaaaaaaaaaaaaagaaaaagtcggACATGATTTTATACACTCTTTTTTATATCTGCAgactttctttgtttctgtaaGAGTGCTGCTTGCTAAATTCCAAATGCACATCATCAAATGCAGAAATTATTCTTACAGAGCGTCATTTCCCCCATGTGATACTGCAATTTAAGGAAACGACTAAAAATAGACAAATAGCTAGAGCTCCTTGAGGCTCAGCTTCTATGTTCTATGGGAAACCACTGGTATGAACAGTGACcctgtttgtttaattttcctTGAATAACTGTTCTGAGTGCAGTGTGTTGAGCTTACCTGGTCCAAACAGCCTCCAGCAGTGCTGCTCATATGTGGGGCACTGGCCGTTGTGGCAGTAGCCCTGTGCCTGGTTGTAGCAGGGTTTGCCGTTCATCTCAAAGCTATCTTCAGGACATTCCTCCGACGCTCCGGTGCAGTATTCAGGCAGGTCACAGTCACTGGCTGACTTTCTGCATACACTTCCAGCCTGTTTGAACTGTGGGTTAAAGTTCAATTCAGGTGATTTAGTATGATGAGTACACCATAGTTGGACAATTGGCTTGTGTATTTATGTGGTATTTCATGACACCATCTTTTTTGGTCTTTGGCGATGACATTTGAGGAAGTGTGTGGTGAGTTACACGGAAACAGCAGGATATCACCCTCTGTTTCCTGTTATTATTGCACTGCTGCAGTTTCAATGTGGTTTTAAGAGTGACCATCTCCTGTCACTATTTCATTGTCCACATTTAATAGCATGCAGCAGGGTGTGTTTGTATGATCAGCCTGTCTGTAGCCTGCACCCTGACATGGCTCCAAAGATAGAAATGTTGAACCACCTCGGTTCAGGTGTGACACgggtatgttttgttttggatgtttaaCTGACAACTTTAAAGGCCACATTGAAGGCAGCTGGGTAATGGTAGATACAGTACCTGGCAGTTGTCACAGCATTGTCCATGAGCACACTGAGATCCTTCAGTCAGGCGACAAGTTGAGGCATCACAGCAAGGGCTCTTACATtcctagaaagaaaaacatgttcagttgTGTCATGATTGTTTATCTAGCTACACCTCGAACAAGATGAACTGCAGTGATGAAAGTTTAGTGGAGATGCtgccaagttttttttctctctgataaGATGTGAGTGCACAGGAaaactattttaatttttttcaggcTATGGCTGCGCTGAATCACCACTACCTTCCCTTTTATTAGCTCGAACCTCAAGCAGAGGAAACCACACCAGTCAGCTccaacagaaaaccaaaactgtgTCTTCATTCACCAGCGGATATATTTAAACTTTCCAACATCCCAAAAAATCACCAGTTTCAGCCACTTCAAATTAACCTCTGTTTAAAAGCTTTACCTCCACAGTGCCACAGTCGCACTCCTCCCCGGGGTCAAGCAGGCCGTTGCCACAACGAGGGACCACAGCGATAGTCTCGACTGAGCTCGAGGGTTTGGAGAGGCAGCTGGGCTGAGCGCGCTCCATGAATTCAGCGAGCTGCTGCACGCTGCAGTCACTGAAAAACTCTGGGAACGATTGACTTCCTGTCCTGAAGGAGAGCAAAAAGGTATCAGATTTGGAAAAGATACAAGGTTCACCTGTTCTTCTTTATCTAATCTAAACAGTATGTATGTGGgcaaaagtatgtggacaaccttcaatcattctttttttcattctttccacCTGACTGCTCATCTTACAAGGCAGCTGGATTTGCATGCTCGTGTGCAGCAAGACCATCATTTATATGAGAAATGGAGAGTATATTTAGttaaaagaagagcaaagaacggCACTGACAGCTTTTCTCTAcggaaaaaatgttttttgctctTCTCTCGACTGGTTTCAGCAGGAGTGTGATATACCAATCAAATAAGGAATGTCCACATACATTTGGCCACAAGCTGGATATTAATAACGTCCAATTGAGATGTAGGACAATATACAGCATACatttccaaacacacaaaacaaaaaaatcccagtATTTGCAGTCCTAACCTGAGTTTATCTGCCATCACACAGTTCCCACTGTATGatggaccacacacacaacctgcatCATCATGAGACAAGCCAAAATTATGTCCCATCTCATGAGCGATGGTGGAGGCGAGGCCGATGGGATTATCATGGTGATCCTGGAAGAGAAATGCAGCAGAATGTGTCataaaacaccaacacagtcaTTTTATCTCCGGTTGTTAAAGGATTAGTTACAGGTCATTATTCATACCTGATTGACTCCACCTGAGTTTCCAGTACACATGGCAAACTTATTAGCCAGTCCGACGGTGTCTCCTTCAAAATCTTTGCCACTGTCgagagaaaacatcaaacatcaggTTAAACTGGCAGCGTTACAACGCTTAACATCTGCACCCAT encodes the following:
- the adam8b gene encoding disintegrin and metalloproteinase domain-containing protein 8, with the protein product MGASMFSVWLAWVCIMRSSAMLSHVEKYEVIRPQRLPGRHKRSLGDNQLYPDTLRYELTVEGRNHTIHLEKNWDLIGKGYTETYYSEDGERVTTSPNEEHCYYHGHIEGMNDSSVSVGICFGISGFVRARQQVYLIEPLGRSEDGDHAVYRQEHLKISGRAKCGSLSNTTTPYDQDRDQGPQLAGLFRSRAWKSKPIDGPQKFVELFVVVDNTEYKRYGSDTKNRILGVVNHIDKLYRSLNIRVMLVGLEIWMNKDYIYVDLNSEKTLDNFLVWRQADLLKRTKHDTAQFVTGKDFEGDTVGLANKFAMCTGNSGGVNQDHHDNPIGLASTIAHEMGHNFGLSHDDAGCVCGPSYSGNCVMADKLRTGSQSFPEFFSDCSVQQLAEFMERAQPSCLSKPSSSVETIAVVPRCGNGLLDPGEECDCGTVEECKSPCCDASTCRLTEGSQCAHGQCCDNCQFKQAGSVCRKSASDCDLPEYCTGASEECPEDSFEMNGKPCYNQAQGYCHNGQCPTYEQHCWRLFGPGTIVGLDMCFDLNRRGEEGANCGRNRYGYNRCTPPNLKCGSIFCGGGGESITGKRAAYTVRGIECKVAVDDDKTRNIDMVPKGTKCGPNKVCLDNRCVDLSVYGAKEECAKKCNNNGVCNHKKECHCNPGWAPPNCNIQYTDLPQGQTGIIAAVCAVLSILLVITVVIAGLMCCKKDNMDNYTSKRKVHSAPDRLNPMFQESSVKDRPQISQPTLMASTATHACAPLVVTVTPSRPAPQPPKKLPSASPTSTTEQTKPQPPSKPLPSLNKPQYTAAKPSPPPVPPVKPSPPAAARIKPCTPPVPPAKPQPHRLT